The following are from one region of the Microbacterium sp. BK668 genome:
- a CDS encoding MFS transporter has protein sequence MDTALTRAQLVRWRTAIFAIFFASGLSIATWASRVPAIKTTLGVDNIQIGLMLLGAGLASIVGLSLASVVLARFGARRGMLVAMFVFATGVLLIGIGTDVANSYLVVIAGLALFGLGNGSLDVMMNVEGAAIEKHTDKTILPLFHAFFSFGTVIGAALGVVAVAWRSNVLLHTSVMAAFIVVIAVWSIANVPAREVSMDPDAEAPKRPWRERLHESMSAWREPRTYALGVIMLGMAFAEGGANDWLALGVAEGHGAGQALGAAGLAVFSVSMTVVRVFGGPLVDRFGRVATLRVLAGLATVGLLLFILAPNVPLVFVGAALWGAGVSLGFPLGMSAAADDPAHAAARVSAAATIGYIAFLAGPPLLGLISENVGLLNTLYILVLLAIASGVASGAARPIAGSKVGAGHQSAR, from the coding sequence ATGGACACCGCACTCACCCGGGCCCAGCTCGTGCGCTGGCGCACGGCGATCTTCGCGATCTTCTTCGCCAGCGGGCTGAGCATCGCGACGTGGGCATCGCGGGTCCCGGCCATCAAGACGACGCTGGGCGTCGACAACATCCAGATCGGCCTGATGCTCCTGGGCGCCGGCCTCGCCTCGATCGTCGGCCTCTCTCTCGCGTCGGTCGTGCTGGCGCGGTTCGGGGCGCGGCGCGGGATGCTCGTGGCGATGTTCGTCTTCGCGACCGGCGTGCTGCTCATCGGCATCGGCACGGACGTCGCGAACTCGTATCTCGTGGTGATTGCCGGGCTCGCCCTGTTCGGGCTCGGCAACGGCTCGCTCGACGTCATGATGAACGTCGAGGGCGCCGCCATCGAGAAGCACACCGACAAGACGATCCTTCCGCTCTTCCACGCCTTCTTCAGCTTCGGCACCGTCATCGGCGCCGCGCTCGGTGTCGTCGCGGTCGCGTGGCGGTCGAACGTCCTGCTGCACACCTCGGTCATGGCGGCCTTCATCGTCGTCATCGCGGTGTGGAGCATCGCGAACGTGCCGGCTCGCGAGGTGTCGATGGACCCGGATGCCGAGGCGCCGAAGCGGCCCTGGCGCGAGCGCCTGCACGAGTCGATGTCGGCCTGGCGCGAGCCGCGCACCTACGCCCTCGGCGTCATCATGCTCGGCATGGCCTTCGCGGAGGGTGGGGCCAACGACTGGCTCGCGCTCGGCGTCGCCGAGGGGCACGGCGCGGGACAGGCACTCGGCGCCGCCGGGCTGGCGGTCTTCTCCGTGAGCATGACCGTCGTCCGCGTGTTCGGCGGACCGCTCGTCGACCGCTTCGGCAGAGTCGCCACGCTGCGGGTGCTCGCGGGCCTGGCCACGGTCGGACTCCTCCTGTTCATCCTTGCGCCCAACGTCCCGCTCGTCTTCGTCGGCGCAGCGCTGTGGGGCGCGGGAGTCTCGCTGGGCTTCCCGCTGGGCATGTCGGCCGCCGCCGACGACCCGGCGCACGCGGCGGCGCGCGTGAGCGCGGCCGCGACCATCGGCTACATCGCCTTCCTCGCCGGCCCGCCGCTGCTCGGCCTGATCAGCGAGAACGTGGGCCTGCTGAACACGCTCTACATCCTTGTGCTCCTCGCGATCGCCTCGGGCGTCGCCTCCGGCGCAGCCAGGCCCATCGCCGGATCCAAGGTCGGCGCTGGGCACCAGTCGGCGCGCTGA
- a CDS encoding DUF2156 domain-containing protein, translated as MRTLARVPATLTLVVLLLVAGVVWQGLWQPFEDSATFDVVAYGLPALSEGRWWTPVTGTFFVDQPWVYIFTIASFAGMAYLEVRRGSRVALAYFAIGQLFAVLASALFLLVFSMTPWPWAQEQALALDVGASGGTMACIAAAVGLFVQPWRVRAWLVLLGFVVVALLFWGTLADLEHAFAVALVLFADRSLRIQRTTIREQRLIAFVVSLTLGAIAVLTVLTPTDGVFGHTAPVDGPWLDAALDAAVALVFANGLRRGRRWAWGWTVGYAILNVVVAVLLVVLLLWGGGDVQSTTGDFSVTIATSFLWLLFLIYLLWVRRAFRAKRKAGLGEPPMPTVDDVKEQLRQHGGGTLSWMTTWEGNDYARTSGGIVAYQRRSGVAIVLADPLGPEASRPGSVAEFIDAAERAGLIPCFFSAGAATRAAVPSGWRSLVVADDTIVDLPGLQFTGKRWNSVRSSLNRAGREEMTFRMTRLADEPWGIQQQLRAISEMWVGDKGLPEMGFTLGTLEEAKDPEVRIALAISPRGDVDGFLSWLPVYGGGGRVRGYTLDLMRRREGGFAPVMEYLIGASARHFSDEGAEILSLSGAPLTHEYPADAGPIAELTDKLAEILEPVYGFRSLHRFKEKFHPRYETMYLLFRDEADLTRIAAGLTRAFLPDATIRQFASAGLELMRGDRD; from the coding sequence ATGCGCACACTCGCCCGCGTTCCTGCGACCCTGACGCTCGTCGTCCTGCTGCTGGTCGCCGGTGTCGTCTGGCAGGGCCTGTGGCAGCCGTTCGAGGACAGCGCCACCTTCGACGTCGTCGCCTACGGCCTGCCGGCGCTGAGCGAGGGCCGCTGGTGGACGCCGGTCACCGGCACCTTCTTCGTCGATCAGCCGTGGGTCTACATCTTCACCATCGCGAGCTTCGCGGGGATGGCCTACCTCGAGGTCCGCCGCGGCAGCCGCGTCGCCCTCGCCTACTTCGCGATAGGACAGCTCTTCGCGGTGCTCGCGTCGGCGCTCTTCCTGCTCGTCTTCTCCATGACGCCGTGGCCGTGGGCCCAGGAGCAGGCCTTGGCCCTTGATGTCGGGGCCTCCGGCGGCACGATGGCCTGCATCGCGGCGGCGGTCGGCCTCTTCGTGCAGCCGTGGCGGGTGCGGGCATGGCTCGTGCTGCTCGGGTTCGTCGTCGTCGCCCTGCTCTTCTGGGGGACGCTCGCCGATCTCGAACACGCCTTCGCCGTTGCGCTCGTGCTGTTCGCGGACCGGTCGCTGCGCATTCAGCGCACGACGATCCGGGAGCAGCGGCTCATCGCGTTCGTGGTGTCGCTCACGCTGGGCGCCATCGCCGTGCTCACCGTCCTCACGCCGACCGACGGAGTCTTCGGACACACCGCCCCCGTCGACGGGCCCTGGCTCGACGCCGCGCTCGATGCGGCCGTGGCGCTCGTCTTCGCGAACGGCCTGCGCCGGGGCAGGCGGTGGGCGTGGGGCTGGACCGTCGGCTACGCCATCCTCAACGTCGTCGTCGCGGTGCTGCTGGTCGTCCTCCTCCTCTGGGGAGGGGGCGACGTGCAGAGCACGACGGGCGACTTCAGCGTCACGATCGCGACCTCGTTCCTGTGGCTGCTGTTCCTCATCTACCTGCTGTGGGTGCGGCGCGCGTTCCGCGCGAAGCGCAAGGCGGGCCTCGGCGAGCCCCCGATGCCCACCGTCGACGACGTCAAGGAGCAGCTCCGGCAGCACGGCGGAGGCACGCTGTCATGGATGACGACATGGGAGGGCAACGATTACGCGCGCACGAGCGGGGGGATCGTCGCCTACCAGCGCCGGTCCGGCGTCGCGATCGTGCTCGCGGACCCGCTCGGCCCCGAGGCATCCCGTCCCGGATCCGTCGCCGAGTTCATCGATGCGGCGGAGCGCGCCGGCCTCATACCCTGCTTCTTCAGCGCGGGTGCGGCGACCAGGGCGGCCGTGCCGTCCGGATGGCGAAGCCTCGTCGTCGCCGACGACACCATCGTTGACCTTCCAGGTCTGCAGTTCACAGGCAAGCGGTGGAACTCTGTGCGCAGCTCCCTCAACCGGGCAGGCCGTGAGGAGATGACCTTCCGGATGACGCGGCTCGCCGACGAGCCGTGGGGGATCCAGCAGCAGCTCCGCGCGATCTCGGAGATGTGGGTGGGCGACAAGGGCCTCCCCGAGATGGGGTTCACCCTCGGGACGCTCGAGGAGGCGAAGGACCCCGAGGTCCGGATCGCGCTCGCGATCTCCCCGAGGGGCGACGTCGACGGCTTCCTCTCCTGGCTGCCGGTCTACGGCGGCGGGGGACGCGTCCGGGGATACACGCTCGATCTCATGCGCCGGCGCGAGGGCGGCTTCGCACCCGTCATGGAGTACCTGATCGGCGCCTCGGCGCGGCACTTCTCCGACGAGGGAGCAGAGATCCTGTCTCTGTCGGGTGCCCCGCTGACGCACGAGTATCCCGCGGATGCCGGACCCATCGCCGAACTGACCGACAAGCTCGCCGAGATCCTCGAACCGGTCTACGGCTTCCGGTCGCTGCACCGCTTCAAGGAGAAGTTCCACCCGCGATACGAGACGATGTACCTGCTGTTCCGCGACGAGGCCGACCTCACGCGCATCGCGGCGGGGCTCACGCGGGCATTCCTGCCCGATGCCACCATCCGCCAGTTCGCGAGCGCGGGCCTGGAGCTCATGCGCGGCGACAGGGACTGA
- a CDS encoding PP2C family serine/threonine-protein phosphatase: MVFQGSSAAISHTGKVRSNNQDSGYAGSNLFAVADGMGGHAGGDVASSLAIARLESLDHPYESTSQAERALRDAISDAAAELIDTVRLRPELAGMGTTVSALVMVDQYAVIAHIGDSRIYLYRDETLTQITTDHTFVQRLVDSGRITPEEARYHPRRSVLMRVLGDMDAEPELDTFIMPTQAGDRWLLCSDGLSGVVDDPHTAKALGMGLPPGRTADNLLKQALDGGAPDNVTIVLVDVGGQHPVFSGTATIVGSASNPIGIEVPAARSGRGGGGWLHPARTAANEPTHYEPAPEFLEELIEEDRRRARRRRIGWIVGVVLALGLLAAGLVLAYQWTQTRYFVGADEDSVVIFQGIQQDIGPISLSTPYQDTGIPLDDLSEFARATIEQTISASSLSDAQRIVASLTDSAGGGTG; this comes from the coding sequence ATGGTCTTCCAGGGCTCGAGCGCTGCGATCTCGCACACCGGCAAGGTGCGCTCCAACAATCAGGACTCCGGGTATGCCGGGTCGAACCTGTTCGCCGTCGCCGACGGCATGGGCGGCCATGCGGGCGGCGACGTCGCGTCGAGTCTCGCCATCGCGCGGCTCGAATCGCTCGACCACCCGTACGAGTCGACCTCGCAGGCCGAGCGGGCCCTGCGGGATGCGATCTCGGATGCCGCGGCGGAGCTCATCGACACCGTGCGTCTGCGGCCCGAACTGGCGGGCATGGGCACGACCGTGAGCGCGCTGGTGATGGTCGACCAGTACGCCGTCATCGCGCACATCGGGGACTCGCGCATCTACCTCTACCGCGATGAGACGCTGACGCAGATCACGACCGACCACACCTTCGTGCAGCGCCTCGTCGACTCGGGCCGGATCACGCCGGAGGAGGCCCGGTACCACCCCCGGCGTTCCGTCCTCATGCGCGTCCTCGGCGACATGGATGCCGAGCCCGAGCTCGACACCTTCATCATGCCGACGCAGGCAGGCGACCGCTGGCTGCTGTGCTCCGACGGGCTTTCGGGGGTCGTCGACGACCCCCACACGGCGAAGGCCCTGGGGATGGGGCTCCCGCCGGGCCGAACCGCCGACAACCTCCTCAAGCAGGCGCTCGACGGCGGAGCGCCGGACAACGTCACGATCGTCCTCGTCGACGTCGGCGGACAGCATCCGGTCTTCTCGGGCACCGCGACCATCGTGGGTTCGGCATCCAACCCCATCGGGATCGAGGTCCCGGCAGCGCGATCCGGACGCGGCGGCGGGGGGTGGCTGCACCCCGCGCGCACGGCGGCGAACGAGCCGACGCACTACGAGCCGGCGCCGGAGTTCCTCGAGGAGCTCATCGAAGAGGACCGGCGGCGCGCCCGCCGGCGCCGGATCGGGTGGATCGTGGGTGTCGTGCTCGCTCTCGGCCTGCTCGCCGCCGGGCTCGTGCTCGCCTACCAGTGGACGCAGACCCGGTATTTCGTCGGCGCGGATGAGGACAGCGTCGTGATCTTCCAGGGCATCCAGCAGGACATCGGCCCCATCTCGCTCTCGACGCCCTACCAGGACACCGGCATCCCGCTCGACGACCTGTCGGAGTTCGCCCGCGCGACCATCGAGCAGACCATCTCCGCCTCGTCGCTCTCCGACGCGCAGCGGATCGTCGCGAGCCTCACCGACTCGGCCGGAGGTGGCACGGGATGA
- a CDS encoding GNAT family N-acetyltransferase — protein MSSIELRALDDDDLDAIFEMMRDPEAIEMAAFTASDPDDRGAFDDWIARHRASADVADFVVTERGAFAGTAALFSVDGDRELTFWITRHAWGRGVASETVRLLVSHEPIRPLFARAAAHNGAALAVLQRNGFTEVSRSTAYAPGVGREVEEVVLTLVPTLDGI, from the coding sequence GTGAGTTCCATCGAGCTGCGTGCCCTCGACGACGACGACCTCGACGCGATCTTCGAGATGATGCGCGACCCCGAAGCCATCGAGATGGCGGCGTTCACGGCATCCGATCCCGACGATCGCGGCGCCTTCGACGACTGGATCGCCCGCCACCGCGCATCGGCGGACGTCGCGGACTTCGTCGTGACCGAGCGCGGCGCCTTCGCCGGGACGGCGGCCCTTTTCAGCGTCGACGGCGACCGCGAGCTCACCTTCTGGATCACCCGGCACGCGTGGGGTCGGGGCGTCGCGAGCGAGACCGTGCGGCTCCTCGTCTCGCACGAGCCGATCCGCCCGCTGTTCGCTCGCGCCGCCGCGCACAACGGCGCCGCGCTCGCAGTGCTTCAGCGCAACGGCTTCACCGAGGTCTCGCGCAGCACCGCCTACGCCCCCGGCGTCGGTCGCGAGGTGGAGGAGGTCGTCCTGACCCTCGTCCCGACGCTGGACGGCATCTGA
- a CDS encoding GntR family transcriptional regulator produces the protein MTTVPLMPVDPRGTVLGDEVYNAIGEAILDGRLAPGEHLRDHELARWLGVSRTPVREALQRLERTGLVEVSPNRFTRVTQPDHGLVGETHEFVVLLLGNIVRLAVERCSDETLQTLLDQVDAVIAASRADDRMGIIDGSAALFSTFTHAAGNRAFVRVMREAELVIRRNLSGWHPFVECPVQRSVGYEQFRIAVEARDPDAAEYALRAQHGLVQPLREVGADG, from the coding sequence ATGACCACCGTCCCGCTCATGCCCGTGGACCCGCGCGGCACCGTGCTCGGCGACGAGGTGTACAACGCCATCGGCGAGGCGATCCTGGACGGACGACTCGCCCCCGGCGAGCACCTCCGCGATCACGAGCTCGCGCGGTGGCTCGGCGTGTCACGCACTCCCGTGCGCGAGGCCCTCCAGCGTCTGGAGCGGACCGGTCTCGTCGAGGTCTCGCCCAATCGCTTCACGCGCGTGACCCAGCCCGACCACGGGCTGGTGGGCGAGACGCACGAGTTCGTCGTGCTGCTCCTGGGAAACATCGTCCGGCTGGCGGTCGAGCGCTGCTCCGATGAGACCCTCCAGACGCTGCTGGATCAGGTCGACGCGGTCATCGCCGCCTCCCGCGCCGACGACCGCATGGGCATCATCGACGGCAGCGCCGCGCTCTTCTCCACGTTCACGCACGCCGCCGGCAATCGCGCTTTCGTGCGGGTGATGCGCGAGGCGGAGCTCGTCATCCGCCGCAACCTCTCGGGGTGGCATCCCTTCGTCGAATGCCCTGTCCAGCGGAGCGTCGGCTATGAGCAGTTCCGCATCGCCGTCGAGGCGCGGGATCCGGATGCCGCGGAGTACGCCTTGCGCGCGCAGCACGGCCTCGTCCAGCCCCTCCGGGAGGTCGGCGCCGACGGCTAG
- a CDS encoding DUF3662 and FHA domain-containing protein yields MGLLDSFEKGLERAVNSAFAKTFRSGIQPVEIASALRSELDKKAAVVSRDRILAPNTFEVRLAPSDDDRMKTIGPALGDELDSLVKKHAKAQGYSFAGPVTITLVRDDQLSTGTLRVESSSAEGRVSWRGVVDVEGRRVALTKSRTVIGRGSDADITISDAGTSRKHVEILWDGERAMVRDLGSTNGTLLNGAKVSEAALPPDSTVTIGRTDIVFRVVAQAAPPRPPKPPLPADVTRAFDVREGGPLP; encoded by the coding sequence GTGGGACTACTTGACAGCTTCGAGAAGGGACTCGAGCGCGCTGTGAACAGCGCGTTCGCGAAGACCTTCCGCAGCGGCATCCAGCCTGTCGAGATCGCATCCGCGCTGCGGAGCGAGCTCGACAAGAAGGCTGCTGTCGTCAGCCGCGACCGCATCCTCGCACCCAACACGTTCGAGGTGCGCCTCGCGCCTTCCGACGACGACCGAATGAAGACGATCGGCCCGGCGCTGGGCGACGAGCTCGACTCGCTCGTGAAGAAGCACGCGAAAGCGCAGGGGTACAGCTTCGCCGGGCCCGTCACGATCACCCTCGTGCGCGACGACCAGCTGTCGACCGGGACGCTGCGCGTCGAGTCGTCGTCGGCGGAGGGCCGCGTGTCGTGGCGCGGCGTCGTGGACGTCGAGGGGCGCAGGGTCGCGCTCACGAAGTCCCGCACCGTCATCGGCCGCGGAAGCGACGCCGACATCACGATCTCCGACGCCGGCACCAGCCGCAAGCACGTCGAGATCCTCTGGGACGGCGAGCGCGCGATGGTCCGCGACCTCGGCTCGACGAACGGGACACTCCTCAACGGCGCCAAGGTCTCGGAGGCGGCACTGCCTCCCGACTCCACCGTCACCATCGGCCGCACCGATATCGTCTTCCGCGTCGTGGCACAGGCCGCGCCTCCCCGACCCCCCAAGCCGCCCCTGCCCGCCGACGTCACCCGCGCGTTCGACGTGCGCGAAGGAGGACCCCTGCCGTGA
- a CDS encoding LacI family DNA-binding transcriptional regulator, with product MTSRRATIADVAREAGVSPSTASVVFSGKTPVSDATRGRVLAAAEALGYTGPDPRAASLRRGRSGIVGVVFEEHLGRAFQDPVKILMMDGLTESVAGIGAGLLLLRDQAADTGAPTLTTAPVDAAVLVGCSGLVRESLAAVKARGIPVVVIEGDAGADVPRVGLDNREAQRQAASHVRSLGHERVALVALPVRTGWTGGWIRPDEDVTVDVTRDRLRGARDVFPDAPAYAAAGSFIDEGLAAGRVIFADPASRPTAVLAQSDLLAAGVVRAAEEAGLRVPEDVSVTGFDGIEVDGLAPYQLTTIVQPTVEKGRAAGQAVVAMLKGEDAASITFTCVFREGNTTAPARVSS from the coding sequence ATGACCTCGCGACGTGCCACGATCGCCGACGTCGCCCGCGAGGCTGGCGTCTCGCCGTCGACGGCGTCGGTCGTGTTCAGCGGGAAGACTCCGGTGTCGGATGCCACGCGCGGGCGCGTCCTCGCCGCCGCCGAGGCGCTCGGCTACACCGGCCCAGACCCGCGAGCGGCATCCCTGCGCCGCGGCCGCTCGGGAATCGTGGGCGTCGTCTTCGAGGAGCACCTCGGCCGCGCCTTCCAGGATCCGGTGAAGATCCTCATGATGGACGGCCTCACCGAGAGCGTCGCCGGGATCGGCGCGGGACTCCTGCTGCTGCGTGACCAGGCCGCCGACACCGGCGCCCCGACGCTGACGACGGCGCCCGTCGACGCCGCCGTCCTCGTCGGCTGCTCCGGACTGGTCCGGGAGTCCCTCGCGGCCGTCAAGGCACGGGGCATCCCGGTCGTCGTGATCGAGGGCGACGCCGGAGCAGACGTCCCGCGGGTGGGGCTCGACAACCGGGAGGCGCAGCGCCAGGCGGCGAGCCACGTGCGCAGCCTCGGTCACGAGCGCGTCGCCCTCGTCGCGCTCCCCGTCCGGACCGGCTGGACGGGCGGATGGATCCGCCCCGACGAGGACGTCACCGTCGACGTGACGCGCGACCGGCTGCGCGGCGCGAGAGATGTGTTCCCGGATGCGCCGGCCTACGCGGCCGCGGGAAGCTTCATCGACGAGGGGCTCGCCGCGGGACGGGTGATCTTCGCCGACCCCGCGTCGCGGCCGACCGCGGTGCTCGCGCAGAGCGATCTGCTTGCGGCGGGAGTTGTGCGGGCGGCCGAGGAGGCCGGGCTGCGGGTGCCCGAGGACGTCAGCGTCACGGGATTCGACGGCATCGAGGTCGACGGGCTGGCCCCGTACCAGCTCACGACCATCGTCCAGCCGACCGTCGAGAAGGGCCGCGCGGCGGGGCAGGCCGTCGTCGCGATGCTCAAGGGCGAGGACGCGGCATCCATCACCTTCACCTGCGTCTTCCGCGAGGGCAACACGACCGCGCCCGCGCGCGTATCGTCCTGA
- a CDS encoding FHA domain-containing protein produces the protein MSELTLLLLRIGFLVLLWAFVFAVVYSLRADLFGVKVRRMPEPQAAAVPAPAPAASAAAPTAAAPSVKPKPSVKGGKATTGTVSRIVITSGPKAGLELPLGTEPLTIGRSSESGLVVRDDYTSSHHARLLLWGDQWMIQDLDSTNGTWHDGVRVTTPVPIVLGAPIKVGATTFELRK, from the coding sequence GTGAGCGAGCTGACGCTCCTCCTCCTGCGCATCGGCTTCCTCGTGCTGCTGTGGGCGTTCGTGTTCGCCGTGGTCTACTCGCTGCGCGCCGACCTCTTCGGCGTGAAGGTCCGCCGGATGCCGGAGCCCCAGGCTGCAGCCGTGCCGGCGCCCGCACCCGCGGCGTCCGCGGCGGCTCCCACGGCCGCCGCGCCCTCCGTCAAGCCCAAGCCTTCGGTCAAGGGCGGCAAGGCGACGACCGGCACCGTGTCGCGCATCGTCATCACGAGCGGCCCCAAGGCAGGTCTCGAGCTGCCCCTCGGCACCGAGCCGCTCACGATCGGCCGCTCCAGCGAGTCGGGTCTGGTCGTCCGTGACGACTACACCTCGAGCCACCACGCGCGCCTGCTGCTGTGGGGCGACCAGTGGATGATCCAGGACCTCGACTCGACCAACGGCACGTGGCACGACGGCGTCCGGGTGACCACGCCCGTCCCGATCGTCCTCGGAGCGCCCATCAAGGTGGGCGCGACGACGTTCGAGCTGCGGAAGTAG
- a CDS encoding cold-shock protein: MATQGTVKWFNSEKGFGFIAPDEGGADVFAHYTAIQAGGYRSLEENQRVEFEIAQGPKGLQAENIRPLA; encoded by the coding sequence ATGGCAACGCAGGGCACCGTCAAGTGGTTCAACTCGGAGAAGGGTTTCGGCTTCATCGCGCCGGATGAGGGTGGTGCGGACGTTTTCGCGCACTACACCGCCATCCAGGCGGGTGGTTACCGCTCCCTCGAGGAGAACCAGCGCGTGGAGTTCGAGATCGCGCAGGGGCCCAAGGGCCTCCAGGCCGAGAACATCCGCCCCCTCGCCTGA
- the nucS gene encoding endonuclease NucS, translating into MRLVIARCSVDYTGRLTAHLPLATRLLVHKGDGSLLVHSDGGSYKPLNWMSPPCTLTVETPDAEAAEEGVLELWRVTHAKSGDALLVRIHEVISDASHDLGVDPGLIKDGVEADLQRLLAEQVDVIGDGLALVRREFPTAIGPVDLMLRSVSSGVSVEIEVPPGVQADVHVSAAPAAPASARHVAVEVKRRAGIDAVEQLTRYLELLNRDPHLAPVRGVLAAQSIAPQAKTLAGDRGIDTVVLDYDAMKGVDSGLPTLF; encoded by the coding sequence GTGCGTCTTGTCATCGCCCGCTGCTCGGTGGACTACACCGGACGCCTCACGGCGCATCTGCCCCTCGCCACCCGTCTGCTCGTGCACAAGGGCGACGGCAGCCTGCTGGTCCACTCCGACGGCGGCTCGTACAAGCCCCTCAACTGGATGAGCCCTCCGTGCACCCTGACGGTCGAGACACCGGATGCCGAGGCCGCTGAAGAGGGCGTGCTCGAGCTGTGGCGGGTCACCCACGCGAAGTCCGGTGATGCGCTCCTCGTGCGGATCCACGAAGTGATCTCCGACGCCTCCCACGACCTCGGCGTGGACCCGGGTCTGATCAAGGACGGCGTCGAGGCCGACCTGCAGCGCCTGCTCGCGGAGCAGGTCGACGTCATCGGCGACGGGCTGGCGCTCGTGCGCCGGGAGTTCCCGACGGCCATCGGTCCGGTCGACCTCATGCTGCGCTCGGTCTCTTCGGGCGTCTCGGTCGAGATCGAGGTGCCGCCCGGCGTCCAGGCCGACGTGCACGTGTCCGCCGCGCCGGCGGCCCCGGCCTCCGCCCGGCACGTCGCCGTCGAGGTCAAGCGTCGCGCCGGAATCGACGCGGTGGAGCAGCTCACCCGGTACCTGGAGCTGCTCAACCGCGACCCGCACCTCGCCCCGGTCCGCGGCGTCCTGGCGGCCCAGAGTATCGCCCCGCAGGCCAAGACGCTCGCCGGAGACCGCGGCATCGACACCGTGGTCCTCGACTACGACGCCATGAAGGGCGTCGACAGCGGGCTCCCGACGCTCTTCTGA
- a CDS encoding HAD hydrolase-like protein, whose product MPTRTPWTCVLWDVDGTIVDASDGILRRLTITLEHFGRRPPTRAELVHWIGPPMYDSFQANVGMTPTEATEAVAFYRTLGKADGYTTGAKLFAGVAELIHELSDQGIPQATASSKPEIQVDALMDHFGLAPCFTTIVGATLDEKTLSAKSDIVAEALRRLEVAGVDVSRPVLIGDRHHDVEGGAENGVPVVFVRWGFSWPHEADGAQAAVETVDQLRSLLLVEDADA is encoded by the coding sequence ATGCCGACCCGTACGCCGTGGACCTGTGTGCTCTGGGACGTGGACGGAACGATCGTCGACGCGTCGGACGGCATCCTGCGTCGGCTCACGATCACGCTGGAGCACTTCGGCCGGCGGCCGCCGACGCGGGCCGAGCTCGTGCACTGGATCGGGCCGCCGATGTACGACTCGTTCCAGGCGAATGTGGGCATGACCCCCACCGAGGCCACGGAGGCCGTGGCCTTCTACCGCACCCTCGGCAAGGCCGACGGATACACGACGGGGGCGAAGCTCTTCGCCGGTGTCGCCGAGCTCATCCACGAGCTCTCGGACCAGGGCATCCCGCAGGCGACGGCGAGCTCGAAGCCCGAGATCCAGGTCGACGCCCTCATGGACCACTTCGGCCTCGCCCCCTGCTTCACGACGATCGTGGGTGCGACGCTCGACGAGAAGACGCTGAGCGCCAAGTCCGACATCGTCGCCGAGGCGCTGCGGCGCCTGGAGGTCGCCGGGGTCGACGTCTCGCGGCCCGTGCTCATCGGAGACCGGCACCACGACGTCGAGGGCGGCGCCGAGAACGGCGTGCCGGTCGTGTTCGTGCGATGGGGATTCAGCTGGCCCCACGAGGCCGACGGAGCGCAGGCCGCGGTCGAGACCGTCGATCAGCTGCGATCCCTCCTCCTCGTCGAAGACGCCGATGCCTGA